A section of the Mycolicibacterium anyangense genome encodes:
- a CDS encoding Zn-ribbon domain-containing OB-fold protein, with protein sequence MNSYPTVQRDDSSAAFYDAASRGELQLKADRSGVIWPPQASLDPGDPDVTLQPVIASGAGTLVSWSVVHQAPHPLLAGAVPYVSAVVELSEGPWLFVRLYGDVEQCVVGAKVQVRFDSTGSSEQPGEVVPVFELVSG encoded by the coding sequence ATGAACAGCTATCCAACTGTGCAGCGCGACGATTCGTCGGCCGCTTTCTACGATGCAGCGAGTCGCGGAGAGTTGCAGCTGAAGGCCGACCGGTCGGGAGTGATCTGGCCTCCGCAAGCATCGTTGGATCCGGGTGATCCCGACGTGACGTTGCAACCGGTGATTGCCTCCGGGGCCGGGACATTGGTGAGCTGGTCAGTGGTTCACCAGGCGCCGCATCCGCTGTTGGCCGGTGCCGTTCCGTATGTCAGCGCAGTCGTCGAACTGTCGGAGGGGCCCTGGCTGTTCGTTCGGCTATATGGTGATGTAGAGCAGTGCGTAGTCGGTGCGAAGGTCCAGGTTCGCTTCGACTCGACCGGCTCGTCGGAGC
- a CDS encoding thiolase family protein → MGVSARDATIVGLGMTEMGKVYGRSSTRLAAEAVLHAVADAGLQLSDVDGLLVSPGVTNDLGIGLSAVLGLHELAVLNEIKAFGASAGVMVAQAARAIAEGAASTVVCVFADTPLKPKVSAGASWVGAANKRQKGTPASGFTGWSLVSGAVNPNILYALCARRHMERFGTSSTQLAEIAVAQRSWAARNPLAQLRNPITVADHQESRWIADPLHLLDCCLVSNGAVAVVVTSAERAVALAQPPVHVWGYGQAHGPRRMHAGSEWGLVTPAARSGPQAMRMAGISVSDIDVAELYDCYTFTVLVTLEDYGFCAKGEGGEFVSDGRLAPGGELACNTGGGQLSSYYMWGFTPLSEAIIQARGAGGDRQAPRNDVLIVSGNGGILEHHSTLVLSPHERSAA, encoded by the coding sequence GTGGGAGTCAGTGCGCGGGACGCGACAATCGTCGGGCTCGGTATGACTGAGATGGGCAAGGTGTACGGGCGGTCCTCGACACGGCTCGCCGCGGAGGCAGTGCTGCATGCGGTGGCGGACGCAGGGTTGCAGCTATCCGACGTCGACGGCCTGTTGGTGTCGCCGGGGGTCACCAATGACCTCGGGATCGGATTGTCGGCCGTCTTGGGCCTGCACGAGTTGGCCGTTCTGAACGAAATCAAGGCCTTCGGTGCCAGCGCGGGTGTGATGGTGGCGCAGGCCGCTAGGGCTATCGCCGAGGGCGCCGCTTCCACGGTGGTCTGCGTGTTCGCGGACACCCCGCTCAAACCCAAGGTATCTGCGGGGGCATCATGGGTGGGAGCGGCGAACAAGCGGCAGAAGGGAACCCCGGCATCGGGATTCACCGGGTGGTCGCTGGTCTCCGGTGCGGTCAACCCAAACATCCTCTATGCCCTGTGTGCGAGGCGGCACATGGAACGATTCGGTACCAGCTCTACGCAACTGGCGGAAATCGCGGTGGCGCAACGGTCCTGGGCGGCCCGCAACCCACTGGCCCAACTGCGCAATCCCATCACCGTTGCCGACCACCAAGAGTCACGATGGATCGCCGATCCGCTGCACCTGCTCGACTGCTGCCTGGTCAGCAACGGAGCAGTCGCGGTCGTCGTCACCTCGGCGGAACGCGCCGTTGCGCTGGCCCAGCCACCGGTCCACGTCTGGGGCTATGGGCAGGCGCACGGGCCACGGCGAATGCATGCCGGTTCCGAGTGGGGCCTCGTCACACCCGCTGCCCGTTCGGGGCCACAGGCGATGCGTATGGCCGGGATCAGCGTCAGCGACATCGACGTCGCGGAGCTGTACGACTGCTACACCTTTACGGTCCTCGTCACGCTCGAAGATTACGGATTCTGTGCGAAGGGCGAGGGTGGCGAGTTCGTGTCGGACGGGCGGTTGGCTCCGGGCGGGGAGTTGGCCTGCAACACGGGTGGGGGTCAGTTGTCCTCTTATTACATGTGGGGTTTCACTCCACTGTCCGAGGCGATCATCCAGGCTCGTGGGGCCGGTGGCGATCGACAGGCACCGCGCAACGACGTGCTCATCGTCAGTGGCAACGGCGGCATCCTGGAACATCATTCGACGTTGGTGCTGAGCCCGCATGAACGGAGTGCCGCATGA
- a CDS encoding DUF1697 domain-containing protein, with the protein MTRYAAFLRGVNVSGTTMKMSDVAAAFTNAGFTGVRTILASGNVVLESPSSAPKVRTTAETALRERFGYDAWVLVYELDTVRKIAQDYPFDREVQGQHSYVTFVSDPGILDELAALAADAGADERIARGDGVVYWQVPKAATLDSTIGKTMGKKRYKSSTTTRNLRTLTKVLR; encoded by the coding sequence ATGACGCGCTATGCGGCTTTCCTGCGCGGTGTCAACGTCAGCGGAACGACGATGAAGATGTCTGATGTGGCAGCCGCTTTCACCAACGCCGGGTTCACCGGAGTCCGCACGATCTTGGCCTCCGGCAACGTCGTGCTCGAGTCACCATCATCCGCGCCGAAGGTCCGCACCACTGCCGAGACCGCCCTGCGGGAACGCTTCGGCTACGACGCCTGGGTTCTGGTCTACGAGCTGGACACCGTGCGAAAGATCGCACAGGACTACCCCTTCGATCGCGAGGTACAGGGTCAGCACTCCTACGTCACGTTCGTCAGCGATCCCGGGATTCTCGACGAACTCGCCGCGCTGGCCGCCGACGCCGGGGCCGACGAGAGGATCGCCCGTGGCGACGGCGTCGTGTATTGGCAGGTGCCCAAGGCCGCGACACTGGACTCCACCATCGGCAAGACGATGGGCAAGAAGCGCTACAAGTCCTCGACCACCACCCGCAACCTGCGCACCCTGACCAAAGTCCTGCGCTGA
- a CDS encoding class I SAM-dependent methyltransferase: protein MNQPVTLTGVSETALLTLNGRAYQAGLPGAILHDPMAIELRDAIAFDYDKFGRKGQEMALRSLAVDACTTGYLRSHPRATVVALAEGFQTSFWRLSEAISDPQFSWVSVDFAPVIELRERLLPTDPRITNLAQSALDYSWMDRVDSSNGVFITAEGLLMYLQPHQAMDLIAQCAKRFPDGQMFFDLPPVLVKKLAPKGMRSSKHYRVPPMPFSLSVDQLAALVNTMPGVTAVHDIPMPRGRGFFFEKVFPAIWAFRPARNLRGAYTLLEFG from the coding sequence ATGAACCAGCCCGTCACCCTCACCGGAGTCTCCGAAACCGCACTGCTGACCCTCAACGGCCGCGCCTATCAGGCCGGCCTGCCCGGGGCGATCCTGCATGACCCGATGGCCATCGAACTGCGCGACGCCATTGCGTTCGACTACGACAAGTTCGGCCGCAAGGGCCAGGAGATGGCGCTGCGTTCGCTGGCCGTCGACGCCTGCACCACCGGATACCTGCGCAGCCATCCCAGGGCGACGGTGGTCGCGCTGGCCGAGGGCTTCCAAACCAGCTTCTGGCGGCTGTCCGAGGCGATCAGCGACCCGCAGTTCAGCTGGGTATCCGTGGACTTCGCGCCGGTGATCGAACTGCGCGAACGCCTGCTGCCGACCGACCCGCGCATCACGAACCTGGCGCAGTCCGCACTCGACTACAGCTGGATGGACCGGGTGGACAGCAGCAACGGCGTGTTCATCACCGCCGAGGGCCTGTTGATGTACCTGCAGCCGCACCAGGCGATGGACCTGATTGCCCAGTGCGCCAAGCGTTTTCCCGACGGCCAGATGTTCTTCGACCTGCCGCCGGTGCTGGTCAAGAAGCTGGCCCCCAAGGGCATGCGGTCATCCAAGCACTACCGGGTACCGCCGATGCCATTCAGCCTGTCGGTGGATCAGCTGGCCGCTCTGGTCAACACCATGCCCGGCGTGACGGCCGTGCACGACATCCCGATGCCCAGGGGCCGCGGCTTCTTCTTCGAGAAGGTGTTCCCGGCGATCTGGGCGTTCCGCCCGGCCAGGAACCTGCGCGGCGCCTACACCCTGCTGGAGTTCGGCTGA
- a CDS encoding GntR family transcriptional regulator, with protein sequence MSELGDWVRLDVHAPTALFDQLRTQIIEGVRAGRLPPGTRLPTVRELAGQLDLAVNTVARAYRELETAGIVETRGRFGTFVARADPADAAMAAAANAYAETARALGLGKAEALRYLDAAFE encoded by the coding sequence GTGTCGGAGTTGGGGGATTGGGTGCGCCTGGACGTCCACGCGCCCACAGCACTGTTCGATCAGCTGAGAACCCAGATCATCGAGGGCGTTCGGGCCGGTCGGTTGCCGCCGGGCACCCGGCTGCCCACGGTGCGCGAACTGGCCGGCCAGCTGGACCTGGCCGTCAACACCGTCGCCCGCGCCTACCGCGAGCTGGAGACGGCGGGAATCGTCGAAACCAGGGGCCGGTTCGGGACGTTCGTGGCCCGGGCCGATCCAGCCGACGCGGCCATGGCCGCGGCGGCGAACGCCTATGCCGAGACCGCGCGGGCGCTGGGCCTGGGGAAGGCCGAGGCGCTGCGCTACCTCGACGCCGCGTTCGAGTGA
- a CDS encoding NAD-dependent deacylase, with protein MRIAVLSGAGISAESGVPTFRDDETGLWAKYDPYELSSTQGWQSHPERVWAWYLWRHHLVATVEPNNGHRAVAAWQDYADVTVITQNVDDLHERAGSKPVHHLHGSLSEFWCDTCGSRYHGPLPDMPEPELEKMPPTCECGGLIRPGIVWFGEQLPDEPWQAAVDAVATADILVVVGTSGIVYPAAGLPEVALAQGAVVIEVNPEATPLSDSATLTIRESASTALPTLLQKLPELLGS; from the coding sequence GTGCGAATTGCGGTGCTCAGCGGGGCGGGAATCTCCGCCGAAAGCGGTGTACCGACCTTCCGGGACGACGAGACCGGTTTGTGGGCCAAGTACGACCCGTACGAACTCTCCAGCACGCAAGGCTGGCAAAGCCATCCCGAACGGGTGTGGGCCTGGTATCTGTGGCGCCATCACCTGGTCGCCACCGTGGAACCCAACAACGGGCACCGGGCGGTGGCCGCCTGGCAGGACTACGCCGACGTCACGGTGATCACCCAGAACGTCGATGATCTGCACGAGCGGGCGGGCAGCAAGCCGGTACATCATCTGCACGGCAGCTTGTCCGAATTTTGGTGCGACACTTGCGGTTCGCGCTATCACGGCCCGTTGCCCGACATGCCGGAACCGGAGCTGGAGAAGATGCCGCCGACCTGTGAGTGCGGCGGGCTGATCAGGCCGGGCATCGTCTGGTTCGGCGAGCAGTTGCCCGACGAGCCGTGGCAGGCGGCGGTCGACGCCGTCGCCACCGCCGACATCCTGGTGGTGGTCGGCACGTCCGGCATCGTCTACCCGGCGGCGGGCCTGCCCGAGGTGGCGCTGGCGCAGGGAGCCGTGGTGATCGAGGTCAATCCGGAGGCCACCCCGCTGTCGGACAGTGCCACGCTGACGATCCGGGAGTCGGCCAGCACCGCGCTGCCCACCCTGCTGCAGAAGCTGCCCGAGTTACTGGGCAGCTAG
- a CDS encoding class I SAM-dependent methyltransferase, with translation MTSPTSQTFDHPFFARFWTLMSTHESGAMKTMRQQNLAGLHGRVLEIGAGTGTNFEFYPDTVTEVVALEPETRLAPQARAAAAAARVPITVIETTVETMPAAEPFDAVVCSLVLCSVENPEAVLRQVKSTLKPGGELRYFEHVAQPGWRGGLQRLADATIWPRMAGNCHTHRETERAITSAGFAIQTARHEATFPAWVPLPVQEVALGRALAAQ, from the coding sequence ATGACATCACCGACGTCACAAACCTTCGACCACCCTTTCTTCGCGCGTTTCTGGACGCTGATGTCGACCCACGAGTCGGGTGCGATGAAGACGATGCGTCAGCAGAATCTGGCCGGCCTGCATGGCCGGGTCTTGGAGATCGGTGCCGGCACCGGCACCAATTTCGAGTTCTACCCCGATACCGTCACCGAGGTCGTCGCACTGGAGCCCGAGACCCGGCTGGCGCCTCAGGCCAGGGCGGCCGCAGCGGCGGCGCGGGTTCCGATCACCGTGATCGAAACCACGGTCGAGACCATGCCCGCCGCCGAACCGTTCGACGCGGTGGTGTGTTCGCTGGTGCTGTGTTCGGTGGAGAATCCGGAAGCTGTTCTGCGCCAAGTGAAATCGACGCTCAAGCCGGGCGGAGAGTTGCGCTACTTCGAGCACGTCGCCCAGCCGGGTTGGCGTGGCGGATTGCAGCGGCTGGCGGACGCGACGATCTGGCCGCGGATGGCCGGCAACTGCCACACTCACCGCGAGACGGAGCGGGCGATCACCTCGGCGGGCTTCGCCATCCAAACCGCCCGGCACGAGGCGACATTCCCAGCCTGGGTACCGCTGCCGGTGCAGGAGGTGGCACTGGGCCGGGCGCTAGCTGCCCAGTAA
- a CDS encoding MMPL family transporter — MLHTLAHLALRAPRRIIAVAAIIMAATAIFGIPVATSLSAGGFGDPTSESSRAAQLLGEKFGQSDQQLLLTVTSPDGAAGPAARAVATGIVDQLKASPYVLRVSSAWTSPPAAAGELISRDGKTGLVVAVLDGGENNAQKYATTLVKQIGEGRDGVTVRAGGTAMIYSQITKQTERDLLMMESIAVPLSFLVLIWVFGGLVAAALPIAVGLMAIFGAMTVLRLITYVTDVSIFGLNLATALGLALAIDYTLLILSRFRDEIAGGADRDSALLRTMATAGRTVLFSATTVGLSMSVLVLFPMYFLKSFAYAGVATVAFAAGAAVIVTPAAIVLLGDRLDALDIRRMVRRMFHRPEPVAKPLESQFWYRSTKFVMRRAIPIGTAIVALLVLLGVPFLHIQFGNPDDRVLPKTASTHQVGDQLRNDFASDFSTAVSMVIPDADGIAPQEMERYAADLSRVPDVALVSAPTATFVNGKKVGPASAPSGTSAGSAYLTVRSTTPLFSDASKIQLDRLHAVPQPAGHDVWITGGAQVNRDNVNAIVSRMPMVLGLIAVITFALLFMLTGSVVLPLKALALNVLSLSAAFGALVWIFQEGHLGAFGTTPTGTMEANMPVLLFCIAFGISMDYEVFLVARIREYWLSSQKTREDNDESVALGLARTGRVVTAAALIMAIAFAALIAAQVSFMRVFGVGLTLAVLVDATLVRMALLPAFMHVMGRWNWWAPKPLVRLHQRVGFSEAPPEPVPATVGAPGGG, encoded by the coding sequence GTGCTGCACACACTGGCGCACCTGGCTCTACGCGCACCCCGGCGGATCATCGCGGTGGCGGCCATCATCATGGCCGCCACCGCGATCTTCGGCATTCCGGTGGCTACGAGCCTGTCCGCCGGTGGCTTCGGAGACCCCACCTCCGAGTCCAGCCGGGCAGCGCAGCTGCTGGGCGAGAAGTTCGGCCAGAGCGACCAGCAGTTGTTGCTGACCGTCACGTCCCCCGACGGCGCCGCCGGCCCCGCGGCCCGGGCGGTGGCCACCGGCATCGTCGACCAGCTCAAGGCCTCGCCGTACGTGCTGCGGGTCAGCTCGGCCTGGACCTCCCCGCCAGCGGCCGCCGGCGAACTGATCAGCCGCGACGGCAAGACCGGCCTGGTGGTTGCCGTGCTGGACGGCGGGGAGAACAACGCCCAGAAATACGCGACCACACTGGTCAAACAGATCGGCGAGGGCAGGGACGGCGTCACGGTACGGGCCGGCGGCACCGCGATGATCTACTCCCAGATCACCAAGCAGACCGAACGGGATCTGCTGATGATGGAGTCGATTGCGGTTCCGTTGAGCTTTCTGGTGCTGATCTGGGTGTTCGGCGGGCTGGTGGCCGCCGCGCTGCCGATCGCCGTCGGGCTGATGGCGATCTTCGGCGCGATGACGGTGCTGCGGCTGATCACCTACGTCACCGACGTGTCGATCTTCGGGCTGAACCTGGCCACCGCGCTGGGCCTGGCGTTGGCCATCGACTACACCCTGCTGATCCTGAGCCGCTTCCGCGATGAGATCGCCGGCGGCGCCGACCGGGACAGTGCGCTGTTGCGCACCATGGCGACCGCGGGGCGCACCGTACTGTTCTCGGCCACCACCGTCGGGCTGTCGATGTCGGTGCTGGTGCTGTTCCCGATGTACTTCCTGAAGTCCTTCGCCTACGCCGGGGTGGCCACCGTGGCGTTCGCGGCGGGCGCCGCGGTGATCGTCACCCCCGCGGCGATCGTCCTGCTCGGTGATCGGCTGGACGCTCTGGACATCCGCCGGATGGTGCGCCGGATGTTCCACCGGCCCGAGCCCGTCGCCAAGCCACTGGAAAGCCAATTCTGGTATCGCTCAACCAAATTCGTGATGCGACGAGCCATCCCGATCGGCACCGCGATCGTCGCGCTGCTGGTACTGCTCGGCGTGCCGTTCCTGCACATCCAGTTCGGCAACCCCGACGATCGGGTGTTGCCCAAGACGGCATCCACCCATCAGGTCGGCGATCAGTTGCGCAACGACTTCGCCAGCGACTTCTCCACCGCGGTGTCGATGGTGATCCCGGACGCCGACGGCATCGCGCCACAGGAGATGGAGCGCTACGCAGCCGACCTGTCGCGGGTGCCGGACGTGGCGCTGGTGTCGGCACCGACGGCGACGTTCGTCAACGGCAAGAAGGTCGGTCCGGCCTCCGCGCCGTCAGGCACCTCTGCGGGCAGTGCATATCTGACGGTGCGCAGCACCACCCCGCTGTTCTCGGATGCGTCCAAGATTCAGCTGGACCGGTTGCACGCGGTGCCCCAGCCGGCCGGACACGACGTATGGATCACCGGCGGTGCCCAGGTCAACCGGGACAACGTCAACGCCATCGTGTCGCGGATGCCGATGGTGCTGGGGCTGATCGCGGTGATCACCTTCGCACTGCTGTTCATGCTGACCGGTAGCGTGGTGCTGCCGCTGAAAGCCTTGGCGCTCAACGTTTTATCGCTGTCTGCCGCATTCGGGGCGCTGGTGTGGATCTTCCAGGAGGGCCATCTCGGTGCCTTCGGCACCACCCCGACCGGCACCATGGAAGCCAACATGCCGGTGCTGTTGTTCTGTATCGCCTTCGGTATCTCGATGGACTACGAGGTATTCCTGGTGGCCAGGATCCGAGAGTACTGGCTTTCCTCCCAGAAGACCCGCGAGGACAACGACGAGAGCGTGGCGCTCGGGCTGGCCCGCACCGGCCGAGTGGTGACGGCCGCTGCCCTGATCATGGCGATCGCGTTCGCCGCACTGATCGCCGCACAGGTGTCGTTCATGCGGGTGTTCGGGGTGGGGCTGACGCTGGCTGTCCTGGTCGACGCCACCCTGGTGCGAATGGCGCTGCTGCCGGCGTTCATGCACGTCATGGGGCGCTGGAACTGGTGGGCTCCCAAACCCCTGGTCCGGTTGCATCAGCGCGTCGGCTTCAGCGAAGCGCCACCGGAGCCGGTGCCCGCCACGGTGGGTGCGCCGGGCGGCGGCTAG